TTACACCTCTCAAatcaacaaaattaaaattatatataataactagtataaaactattaaaattgaaacaatttgatttaaattgatttaaataattattaaaattgaaacaaCTCGATTCAAATTGATCCAAATAACTTACTTTTAGATCCACTTTTCAGTTGATCCAAAATAGTtaacctaaattatttaataatttcgtgCTAATTATTAATATGGAATGTGAAACGTCTCACGAGCGGCTGAATGTCACATTCTCCCCTACTAAATTTGCGACGTTCTCGTATCAAATACAATTGTTAAGTCAAGATCGAACCCTTGAGTATTGTGGTTCGTTAATATCTCAGACGGCTCTACCTCATTTCACACGAATAGCCCTTTTCTCATAGTTCGGTCCAAACTGACCTAAAATGGCAtaaataccaattgaaacaattCGGTCCAAACTTATCCAAATAACTTTTTGACTCACTTTCCACTtggtccaaaatggttaactcaAGTTATTTGTGATATTCAACTGCTTGTGGAACGCTCAACATTCCACACTGGCAAAGtatgaaaaatcaaaattatatataatagtcagcatgaaattactaaataatttgaatgAACTATTTTGAGTCGAGTGAAAAGTGGATCCAAAATTTATTTGGATCAGTTTGAGCACCGGACTGTTCAAAAATGATTATGAAAACCAGGCATCAAATatgtttaattgattttttttttccagagtTAGAGGATTGGGAAAGTGGAGAGTCAATCTAAATTTAAGCAATTGGACCCAACAAGGCTAAGCTAAACCAAAACAGATGAAATTTGCATCTTTTTGACTTGCACGACAGTCCATTCAAGAAATGACCACTACTTCATCCTCTGCTTCCATAAATTTGATGTTCAATAAAAGAAAGACTTACCATACCATCTAAACCCAACAGATCATCTAATAGAAACAACAGAATAGTTTCCCTCCAATGGAGCTGTTCAACAGTaacaacaatttttttttttgaaggagAAAAATTAAGCAATTCAGCATACTAAGcaggaaataaaaataaaatagaatagaaTTTAACTTGAACAAAATCAATACTTGTGTGAATGAGACAACAACATAAAATATCACAGATGTTTCAGTGTCTTAATGATTCAATTAGTGCAGGGCCAGGGGCACCTGATTGGCAAGCAACTTCAAGGCGCATACACAGAAGCAGGCCTCAATGCATTTGCTCAGATCCGAATCAGTAATTACTGTTTCACACAGGAAAAAGAAAGTTCAACAAAAGGTTTGACAAAACTCATTAACTCCCCAAACCACTTCATTTCAGCTGCTAATCTCACAACCTCTTTCACACCCTGCAAGTTTCTATTATATAATACACACATGCATCAGATAGCCCCaacaataataacaataattcaAAGCCccccaaaaaataataaaataatttacattttttcaTGTCATCAGAACAGGATGAATCAACAGTTTCTCAACGTGCAATTATCCAGCAATTCAACAACTAGTAGAGTTTTCTTCAGATTTTTCATACTGAAGTTACCACAGGAAGGAAATACCACATGTTAAAAGGATTATCCACTATCCGCTTGCTCTGAGTCTTGTAAGTTGAAACAAGATTACAAGCATCATAGTGATCTTGGTAACATGCAACGACATGTTAAAGGACTTCTGAGTTAAATACCTCAATAATTGGGGACATCCATCCAAGTAAAAAATAGGGgtttagaaaaaaatagaaaCCTTTGCCAATTTCAACCAACAAAACAATATTCCAATTATAGAAGGAAGTAGTCTAACATAATCTAGCTTTAACAACATTCCAAGTACCACCACTAACAACTGTTTAGCCAATAGCCATTTTAGACTAGAAGCAAAGTGTATGATTCTATTTCTCTTCTGTGAGTTAAAGCCCCATGTTCATAGGTAAACTCAACTATAGTCCCAAGAACAGCCGCACAGATAGGCTTATGAGGCATCAAAAGCATTATAAGACCATAATGCGACAGTGGAACTATGAATTTTCAAGTAGTTTGGCAAATTTACCAATGAACACTCCATCTTTCACAACATCAAATAAGGATTGGTAGAATCTCACACTCAGAGAAATATATTCAAGAATTGATCTTCTCAAAAGAAGACATACCCTCACAGAATCCCTCATAGTGATACCTCCAAATTCCATGTTATGAGAGGTTTCCAACATGAACTTCTATTTTCTTATTCATTCCAATAACTGATCTCAAGATTCCATTTTCAAGTGAATCCAAACTAATGATATATCAATGTCTTTCTATAAGTAGTTATAGTTCCATCAAAGCTCCTTACAGCTCCACCATCCTAATTTATTCGTTGGTCACATAAAATACTTTTACTAAAGGGGTTCTTGGTACTCTTATACTCAAGGATAACCTGTAGAATGCATGGAAATTTTTTACTAGTGATCTATACTCAACATATTGCAAGCAACATGCATCCATGAAGATGGTGAAAAAGAACCTTGCAAGTAAAGCAAATATTTACCTGGAGAATCAAACTGAGTTCAGTAAAATCATTGTTGCAAATACAAAACAATTGAGTGTCCCAATCAAGATATGAAGGTTGCAAATCGACCAAcagtatataaaaaataatgaagaaATACGAACTTGTATTGAACAAGGCATCCATTCGCTGGAGATACAGATAGGGAAAGAAACAATGCCCCTATTGAAATCCAACTGTAAGAGACTTTAAAATCAAAGTAAGCTGGCTGTACCTCTAATTTCACAGTTACTAGATTAAGCTCATTACAGAGAAGATGTCTATACGCTTTTGCTTGTGCAGAATGAAATAAATCAGAATAATCTATAAAATTCCcccaatatatatataagctTTCGCTGAGCCAAGgcacagagagagagaaattACAGAAAAGAACAATGAAAAGTGTATGAAATATACCATGAGTTCACATTCTGCATACTCGCTTGCGGCAGCGTTGAAGTACTCTTCATTATTTAGGGGGGGAAAaagagcttttcttttgcagttAATTTAACATTGAgctagagaaaataaaatataatataaaaaatttacgcATTTCGTGAGCCGAATGTTTTCCGGCGAGCACTGCACAAAATAGTGTTTTGATTGCAAATCCACACTCTACACATCTGTACTTCATCTATTGTATCTGCATGTCTTGTCTGTAAATCTGCAGAAAGCCGCTTCCTTCACTTATTTTTCCAACTCTTACGGTGAGGATTAACATGGGCCTAATAAGGCCGAAACTACCTGAATCCAAATACAGCCCAAATAAAATGGGCTGAACCAGATTGGCCCATTTCCTTCTCTTTTCTTATTAAGTACTTAATTCTGCATTTCAATTTAGATAGGTAATAGTGCAAAAATAAATCAACACCGTTTAGGTTATGCCACTAAAATTGTTTATAAATTGTTAGATTTGAATTCGCTTCAGAGAGATTCCTAATAATATGGAAAATTTTGCTTAATTAAACTACGAAGAATTTATAAAACAAGTGAATttcttatataaaaaattaaaaagacccatgtttttatattttcaattttaaatagatgagtaaatatatgtatatatgtatatatatggaTAGAGGATCCACCAGGTAGAAAATCCAGCGAGtaacaaaatagaaaaaatggAAACCACCTTCTCTCCTTGTGTCCCGAGTATGGGACATCACCATTCACTGCCTTgccaatttttttatattataaaggtAACACTACCCCCGGAGTCTTCAGACTCTCCTTTAATGTTACACCAAATTTGGCTGTTGCTTATCGTGCATACATGATAAAAAGCAACAGGGAGCATAGCCATACGGATCACTCTCATTTacctttttaagaaaaattctcCCTTCTCCATTTTTAGTGGCATTGAAATTTAAGGCACCACTTTGATGTGTAGGTTCTTAATGTAGGAGGAACAATTGGCAAGAGCAGATATCGATGGATAGGTCGCAAATCTCTGATCATTGCTGAATATTTAAACTCAAGACATCATAGTTCTGAAGATTAGTTGATTCCTACTGCACAACCATATGGTAAGAGTAAATGAAGCAAGCACAGAGGCTGCTGCTGCTGCACTCTCTTGGGTAATTTTCATGGAAAAGAAAGCATCTACAAGAAGCCATATAGTGCCAGAGAAAGAAAGCATGCGGGCACTAGCAAGTAATAAGTATTGGAAGGATACAGTGAATGGATAAATACAAGAACGTGGTCCATGCaagataatttttaataaataaatcaacaTTAGCTGGCTAGTGAGAGTGTGTGTGTGTTGTACAATGCACGCATCCTGCAAAATTTTGGAGACAACAAGATAAAAAGATCCAAAGgcaaaggaagaaaatggaaaaagaaactttcttttcttttgtaccTTACACATGTGGCTTCTTTCTTATCGTCAATTATTGCCTATTAAACCTAACCTATATACATACACACTCTCTCTCTTTATAGGCCGAAAGGGCTTCAATTTCAAGACTTTGAACGTTGGAATCTTGTCTTGTGACTCAAATTAATGAatctttattataataattggaTCCTGTTGCTCCTCTATATTATCTTATATTAATTCAGATATTTAGTGGTTTTCCTTTTCTTGGCATTAATTATTCATTTAAGTTTGTTTTACAGTGGGATTAATCAAGTTGATGGTATCATGGCATTAGCTAGGAAATTACTAAATCAGTGACAAATTCTGCAATAATTCTATGTTACCCTTTCAAGTTTGTAACTGTGCTAAGCAACCATAGGCTTTTTCTATAGTTAATTCCTTGCTCTATCTCAATGCATGTTACTGTAGCCTGAAGCCTCCACGAGTAGGGTAGAGGTACAGCAAGGGGAATACTAGCCTAGTGTGTATGCATATGATGTGGGTGTTTCTTCCTCTTCATTTCTGCTACTTCTCATCATGCACCTTCACAGATTCATTTCTATATTACAAGTTGATGTGTGTAATAAATGAATCCAGTGCCTTAATTTTGCAGTAAGATCGATGGCTTTATTAATTGGAGCAAATGAAGGAAGCAAACAGGAAGGTTAAAAaactaataatattaataaaaaaaagcatCAGCATATCCAAGTAGGTATATATGTTAGCCCCTCTATAATATAAACTAGTTTTGAAACTTAATTTAAGTAAGAGAAGGAACATGACTGTGTTCGAAGTTCAAGAGCGTGGTCGGTTTTCATCATCTAGCCAACTTCACAGCTTTGCGGTTCTTATGATTTAAAAACACTTTCGcttctcttctattttttttccatttttaacgTATAGAAGAAAAATGAAAGAGTGTGTTTGAAACGCCTTGATTACTTCTTTCTGTGGCATACGCCATTTGAGTAGCATTTGCTTCTTTCATTATTATGTTCAAAATGGGACGATTCAGCATGTGATGCCATTTAAGGGTGCCAGTACTCCAAGAAGGctggttttatatatatatatatatatgtaatgaTGAATATCGATCACAGCTAAAAAGAATCATGAACTGAAATTGAAGATTTCATGCATGTATAAGAATGATGAAAAGTAAATGCATAATCTCTTATTTGAAATGTTATTCTGCATAACAACAAAAATTATTTGCATTGTTTAGATTGAAGTAATGATTACTACCATACATGTTTATATCTATATATCTTCACACAAGGGGTTGAAAGAAGCACCAATGGTATTCTCAGCTGCCCTAATTCTCAATTTGTGAGTCAAAGATAGTTAATTACCATTTCACATCTCACTTGGCGAGTCAAAACACTGTTGATTAGCATTGCCTTCATGAGCAAATGGACGGAAATATGCACACtcctaattaaaaatatataattcctCCAGTTTCCAAAGTACTTTATATTTCTTTATTCTGTTGGAAAAATTATCAGATAggtttaaataaataaagaaaggatatatttatatttcatatatgaattataaaaacttcaaaaaatatcaatatttatATGCCTGTTAGGATGGTTTTGGAGCTGATGACTATGGCTGACTCCTAGATATGGTGTTGTGTTTGCCACTGAAGTTGTGTTTTGGTTCAGTGGGTAGTTCCTGGTTTCAATTTGTTTCATTGTATTTGCTGCAAGTGTATATGAGTTTCTTGAGctttatgttttcttttatgtaTCTATTTTACTAGATATTTTCACTTAAACATAGTTGTTTTAGGTTGGATGTACTAAGTAGTCTATTAATCATGGTTTTAGAATAATGGTTCAGTGTTAAGTTTTTCTAAACTTTAATCCATAATAAAAAGTAACCTCACATGTTACAGTAATTTAACTTGGCAAACTGTGTATTTTGTGGCTAATCAGTgtcaattatttttctatttttggttGCTATCACTATAGTGTCACCATTTTAGCCACAGAAATATGGGAAGTGAAAGTCAAATAATGGATAAGTCTTGCACTTTCATATGAATTGATTGGCTACTTACCGTAGAAATCATGATCAAAGCCTCCCATTTGAGCCGTTTTTGTTGCCTAAAATGAAATGGTCCACTTAAGAGTTAGTAACTGTTAACATTTGGCTTGGGTTCAACGTATAGTGCAGTCGATTCAATAACTAAGTAGCCCAAAATTGATCAATTGTGCAGCCACAAAATCAAACATCACTGGGATAACATAATGTTTTTTTCTGACCAAATTCTCACCTAAATATTCCAAAAGATTCACTAATAAATATAGAGTTTACTATGCATGTACGAATGTGAAAATCATAATCAAGCAAAGATAATTAAGTTTACAGTTGAAGAGCTTtttccatttatttatttatttgtcacATGCATGTTTATACCCTTCATTTAGTTGATGATCAGATAGTAGAAGTTAAGTCAAAATTGCCTTTTCGTGTCATTTAATTCAGTTGAATTTGCTTATGAAATATTATTAGAAAGCATTAAATATCTCCAATCTCAATATATATGCATTTATGGACTAATAGGAATTCAAACCAAAAATTAAATGTTGGACTTCTTAAATTATGTTTAACTTAAGCTCCCAGTATTCTCTTGAACATGAAATTTGGTGCATACAttcacataccataaaacaagACTTGTAGGAGTTCTATCCAAGAAGATAAATTCTAACTTCAGCGTGATGGCCTTGACCACAGACAAAATTTCTTTGAAGATTCTAATTGATTTGTTTAAAGCAGCAAAGCTTTAGAATGCCATTCTCCTGaagggggaaaaaaaaatactactCCCTTAATTTGTTCCctaattttttttcatcttttctttttcaatggtctcaaaattataatttatttttcttttttacactATACtactatataaataatttattataattctattttattttattttcaagaaatttcttaaagttttttttaatatttaataaaatttaatattttctcatacgaatataataaaaaaattaataaaaaaattattttttaataggtGTGAATAAGTAAATGAAACAAAAATTATGGAACGTAGAGAGTATAATTTATAACCTTTCTTAATCGTattgtaaaattgaaaattttatagaaGGTATAAAACACAATTTTAActatcatttaaatattttggatTTTGGATATCAAATACTCACTTTTCCttataatttttacattttttttattatttcaaaattaattatttattttttatattataataatatataaattaactattataattctattttattttattttatttttaaaataatctctcattaattattatttttctaaataaatatttaaaatattttttaatatttaataaaatttaaaatatttaaaatatatataattgaaaagttaataaaaaattatttttaaaaatacagtggataaaaattatggaatgAATAGAATAATATACATCAACAACTATCATTCAAACGTagcttaattatattatttttaaaatcaaaatagatCTCAATGTTATATTAAGAACATGTCTACGAAAATTTAACCGTACTATGTAATCATAGCTAAATAAAGTTTGAAGACCACATTACGTACTGTAGCTAATTAAGGGTagacatttaaattaaaaccaTTAACATACACTAAAGTAAAGTTAGTAATTTAGCAGGCATATAGCCAATTTAAATAGCATGGTATTAGCAAGGCTATGTGAAGGTTTAAACCATAAGATATTGAATCGAACCTTCATGTAAGGAGAGAAAGAGCACTAATTACATAAGACTTTCATAAAGCTTTAAGTGGAATTCAGTATTGAATGAGGATGTACCTGATTTTTAAGAAATGTCTTTCAAGATAGAGGACTTTTTGTGGTTGTGCTCCAATTAATCCAGACAAGAAAGTGGGCTGCGAAGAGAAAAATGAATTATCGAGAAAGATATAAATAGCTAGCTaattgtatgtgttatgttttTTGAGAAGCACAAATTGGAAGTATTAAAATCATTAgtaaataaaagttaaagagTAAGAATAAGAATACAGAAGCTACCTTTTACAGCGCTGCACACTTTTCTGCACGTCACCTGCAATCCCTCCCTCTTAACTAAGCAGCAGCTGGATACAATGTTATACTAGTAAGGTAATAGGaacaaaagagagagaaaagaagaaagagactattgcactctctctctctctctctctctccatccatatatctatatatatatacttcctTTCATCCTCTTAACATGTACCATGCGATCACTGTCACAGAGAATGAGATAAAGTACAGTTGATATCTAAGGAGAGGAAACAAATGTAATGTATACAGTTATTGGCAAGTCCAGTCTCTACTAAAGGAAACACAAAAATGTAAATCAATGACAATAACAAGatgaaaatatgctcaaatatattaaattatttctttatatatgtAATAATTATACAGAGTTTACTGAAAAAAAGGGCATAGAAAGGGATATATTTGCAACTTCAcatacatgtatatatatatattgcacTGCTAGCTCTTTTGCTAGCGCTCCACAAACCCCAATATCCGGTAACCTGATGATGCAGTAATAATTAGAACAACTTAAATGAAGAAGGGGATATTACGAAACCCCAAAAAAAGGatgaaattttatgaatattcagTACCCATATGGCAAAATTAGATGTGGAGTACCGCTACTAAAAAATAAATGGTATATATATCTCTAGCTTCTTCACTTGATAATATATGTGTGATCATCAAAGATCCAAATCAAAAGATAAGGAAGTCTTTCCTTTCTTTGAAAACTCAGGTTCTTGCATTGTTGTCATTGAACTACCGGGTACCTTTGACTGGGGAGGCTGAAGAGATGAGGAAGCTAAAAGTGGCGAGAATGAACCCATGGTTGCAGTACTGCCATGTGCCGGTATGGTAACAGAAGAATAAGACTGATCTTCTTGTGTTGGACACTCCATGTTTACACCGAAAAGCCTCAGCCGCTTTCCGACGCCTCTACCGGGAACGACTGGAACTGAATCAATCACCACTGGAGCTTGATTCCCTCGTTGATGCATTGCCCCAATTGGAAGTGCCCCCTCTGGTCTTAGGTAATATTGCGCCTGTTGATGATAATGATATTGATTATAAGGCTGGTGCCGATGATGATGAATTCTGTAACTCAAATGCTGGAATTGAGGTTGTTCATATGGTCGTGGAAAGGACGACAAAGGCTGAGGCAGCGAGTAAAGCCTGTCCCACCTCACCGACTGTGGGAAGTGTAGCTGATTTTGCAGCTCTAAATCTGCAAAAGATGTTGGATCTGGTGCATTAGGCCTGCGTCTCCAGTCTATGTACAACCGGTGCTTCCCTGACTCTCCAACGCCTCGCTGAAATGACACGATATCGCCTGCATCAAGCTGCTTTTCCTTGACGAACCGGCTCCAACCTTTGGTCATCACATAGCTCTGGCTACTGTTCCAATAAGAGTACCGAAATCGCCAGGGCTTGCCGTTCCGGTCTTCAAAATTCAAGAGGAGGCCCTTCTCACTCGATGTGGAATCGAGGGGAAAGTACTTCTCTGCGTATTGCTTTGGTATCACGAGCCGATTTAGCTTGCCCACATCGCTTGGGGTCACCACTTTATCAAACATATGCTCTCTTTCAATAGGCTCATTAGTACCTCCACCGGTATTAACAGTACCATTGTCGTTTCCCAGTGACAGGGCCATAAGCTCCTGTCTGTTGTCAAAATTCAGAGATGATGATGATTCGTGGGTTTTGTATTCTTGTTGAGAGTCGGATGGTCCAAGCCATAGGTTCTGGTGTTGTGGCAGAAAATTTCTGTACTTGgtagaagatgatgatgaggatgagGGAGAAGAAAAAGGGAGCTTACTCGTCATAatctcttcttcctcctcttcctcttcttcctcttctccttcttGTTCTTTATCGCAATACCCTCTTTGTAGTTCAACAAAGTTCATGATGACCTCCTAGAATTCTTGAGCTCCTTATCACGGTAGATCTTGGAGATAAAAGTCCAACCATGCACAAGGAAAAAATTGATGATGGGGAAAAGAAAAGTGAAGGAAAAAAGTTGGGAGCTAGAGAGACTTCAATTATGGCGAAATGAGCTAAAACAAAGGGATCACCTGCTAAAGATGTGCTTTCTTGGTTGGAAAATTTTGCTTCAAGATCTGTGAGGCCACAAGACAAGCATAAAGGGAGCCATCTCAGTACAAGCAAAAGGTCGGTGCCTTCTTCTTTGACCAAAAATAGCAATCCAAAACCCTAAACAAGATAAGCCATGGATAATAATTCACCGCACACATGAGAGATGGAGCAAATTGTTCTTGTTGTTGACCTAGCTCCCACAGAGTGAGGGTTTTTGCTTCCAAGTTCCGAGCTACCTCCCACGaagcttctctctctctctctcccagtGCAGCAGTAATGTAAattttcttgctttttttttCAGCTTTTAAAGAGAGACCCAGAATTGAGAATTGAGAA
The Manihot esculenta cultivar AM560-2 chromosome 1, M.esculenta_v8, whole genome shotgun sequence genome window above contains:
- the LOC110613944 gene encoding B3 domain-containing transcription factor NGA1, translated to MNFVELQRGYCDKEQEGEEEEEEEEEEEIMTSKLPFSSPSSSSSSSTKYRNFLPQHQNLWLGPSDSQQEYKTHESSSSLNFDNRQELMALSLGNDNGTVNTGGGTNEPIEREHMFDKVVTPSDVGKLNRLVIPKQYAEKYFPLDSTSSEKGLLLNFEDRNGKPWRFRYSYWNSSQSYVMTKGWSRFVKEKQLDAGDIVSFQRGVGESGKHRLYIDWRRRPNAPDPTSFADLELQNQLHFPQSVRWDRLYSLPQPLSSFPRPYEQPQFQHLSYRIHHHRHQPYNQYHYHQQAQYYLRPEGALPIGAMHQRGNQAPVVIDSVPVVPGRGVGKRLRLFGVNMECPTQEDQSYSSVTIPAHGSTATMGSFSPLLASSSLQPPQSKVPGSSMTTMQEPEFSKKGKTSLSFDLDL